In a single window of the Raphanus sativus cultivar WK10039 chromosome 9, ASM80110v3, whole genome shotgun sequence genome:
- the LOC108844728 gene encoding LOW QUALITY PROTEIN: ras-related protein RABG3a (The sequence of the model RefSeq protein was modified relative to this genomic sequence to represent the inferred CDS: deleted 1 base in 1 codon), whose product MATRRRTLLKVIVLGDSGVGKTSLMNQYVHNKFSQQYKATIGADFVTKELQIGDKLVTLQIWDTAGQERFQSLGAAFYRGADCCALVYDVNVAKSFDSLETWHEEFLKQVLGLASFFFFFIFRLRLALVFFVCYDEYM is encoded by the exons ATGGCGACGAGAAGACGTACTTTGCTCAAGGTCATTGTCCTCGGCGATAGCGG GGTTGGTAAGACTTCCTTGATGAATCA ATATGTGCATAACAAGTTTAGTCAACAGTATAAAGCGACTATTGGTGCTGATTTCGTGACCAAGGAGCTTCAGATTGGGGATAAGCTTGTTACTCTCCAG attTGGGATACTGCTGGACAAGAGAGGTTCCAGAGTCTTGGTGCTGCG TTTTACAGAGGTGCAGATTGTTGCGCTTTGGTTTATGATGTCAACGTCGCCAAGTCCTTTGACTCCCTCGAAACTTGGCATGAGGAGTTTCTTAAACAGGTTCTTGGATtagcttctttcttttttttctttatattcaGGTTAAGGTTAGctcttgttttctttgtttgttatgATGAATACATGTAA
- the LOC108848055 gene encoding LOW QUALITY PROTEIN: DEAD-box ATP-dependent RNA helicase 39 (The sequence of the model RefSeq protein was modified relative to this genomic sequence to represent the inferred CDS: inserted 3 bases in 3 codons; deleted 8 bases in 7 codons; substituted 1 base at 1 genomic stop codon): protein MIGASRTILSLSLSLSLFTFSRTTPHVIPLLRLHKPFHHPLRRPLCAAATAPTEPNTADPDQLKHTILLERLRLRHLKESAAKPQQRPSSVVIGVDEEKVSKKKKKMVESFEELGLSEEVMGALKEMNIEAPTEIQCIGVPAVMERKSVVLGSHTGSGKTLAYLLPIVQLMREDEATLGKITKPRRPRTVVLCPTRELSEQVYRVAKSVSHHARFRSILVSGGSRIRPQEDSLNNAIDMVVGTPGRILQHIEEGNMVYGDIAYLVLDEADTMFDRGFGPDIRKVSCPTETAYVEDNDQGFQTVLVTATMTTAVQKLVDEEFQGIEHLRTSTLHKKIANARHDFVKXSGSEDKLEALLQVLEPSLAKGSKVMVFCNTLNSSRAVDHYLSXNQVSTVNYHGEVPAEQRVENLKKFKDEEGDCPTLVCTDLAARGLDLTSIHVIMFDFPKNSIDYLHRTGRTARMGAKGKVTSLISRKDQMLAARIEEAMRNNESLEALTNDNVRRDAARTQITQEKGRSXKQIRAVSKQRNTRERGTSSSPPARSAGSKTPVRKSTSSVRKTTSGRASSAPEKSTKPKRKILKTVGSRSIAARGKKGSESNRXETKVVGFRGRSSAARPSS from the exons ATGATAGGAGCTTCGAGAACAatcctctccctctctctctccctctccctcttcACCTTCTCCAGAACCACCCCTCACGTCATCCCACTTCTCCGC CTCCACAAACCATTCCACCACCCTCTCCGCCGCCCTCTATGCGCCGCCGCAACCGCTCCGACGGAACCGAACACCGCGGATCCCGATCAATTGAAGCACACGATCTTGCTGGAGAGGCTTCGTCTCCGACATCTGAAGGAATCGGCGGCGAAACCGCAGCAGAGGCCGAGCAGCGTTGTTATCGGCGTAGATGAAGAGAAAGTgtctaagaagaagaagaagatggtagAGAGTTTCGAGGAGCTAGGGCTAAGCGAGGAAGTGATGGGAGCTTTGAAAGAGATGAACATTGAGGCTCCTACTGAGATTCAGTGTATAGGAGTACCTGCTGTTATGGAACGCAAGAGCGTCGTCTTGGGCTCTCACACTGGCTCCGGCAAGACTCTTGCCTACTTGCTTCCTATTGTTCAG CTGATGAGAGAAGATGAGGCAACCCTTGGTAAGATAACAAAGCCTAGGCGTCCCAGGACTGTTGTTCTCTGTCCCACCAGAGAACTCTCTGAGCAG GTTTACCGTGTGGCAAAGTCGGTAAGCCACCACGCGAGGTTCAGATCTATATTGGTTAGTGGTGGTTCTCGGATAAGACCACAGGAGGATTCTTTG AACAATGCAATAGACATGGTTGTTGGAACCCCTGGTAGGATTCTTCAGCATATCGAAGAAGGAAACATGGTCTATGGAGATATTGCGTATTTG GTGCTTGATGAGGCAGACACTATGTTTGATCGTGGCTTCGGTCCTGACATTCGCAAAGTTTCTTGCCCCACTGAAACAGCGTACGTTGAAGACAATGACCAAGGATTCCAAACCGTCCTAGTGACCGCCACTATGACAACG GCTGTTCAGAAGTTAGTCGATGAGGAGTTTCAAGGGATAGAGCAT TTACGAACATCAACATTGCATAAGAAGATAGCAAACGCTAGGCATGACTTTGTCA CTTCAGGTAGCGAAGATAAGCTAGAAGCACTTCTACAG GTTCTTGAACCTAGCTTAGCCAAAGGGAGCAAGGTGATGGTCTTCTGTAACACTTTGAACTCCAGCCGCGCTGTCGATCACTATCTTT GAAACCAGGTCTCCACTGTGAATTATCACGGTGAAGTTCCAGCAGAACAAAG GGTTGAGAACTTGAAAAAGTTTAAGGACGAAGAAGGAGACTGCCCCACACTGGTGTGCACAGATTTGGCTGCGAGGGGTCTGGAC TTGACGTCGATTCATGTAATCATGTTTGATTTTCCAAAGAACTCT ATTGACTACCTTCATCGCACTGGAAGAACAGCTCGCATGGGAGCTAAAG GAAAAGTAACGAGTCTGATAAGCAGGAAGGACCAAATGTTAGCAGCGAGGATCGAGGAAGCTATGAGGAACAACGAGAGC TTAGAAGCACTCACCAACGATAACGTCAGGAGGGATGCTGCAAGAACCCAAATCACTCAAGAGAAAGGAAGGA GTAAGCAGATCAGAGCGGTGAGCAAGCAACGAAACACTAGAGAGAGAGGAACATCATCATCTCCACCTGCAAGATCAGCAGGTTCGAAGACACCAGTGAGGAAGTCtacttcttcagtgagaaaaaCC ACTTCGGGAAGAGCATCGTCTGCTCCAGAAAAATCCACAAAGCCgaagagaaaaatatta aagacgGTTGGATCCAGATCGATAGCTGCGAGGGGGAAGAAGGGTTCAGAAAGCAACAGGTAAGAAACTAAGGTTGTTGGGTTCAGAGGTCGGTCTTCTGCGGCTAGACCCTCCTCTTAA
- the LOC108826363 gene encoding glucan endo-1,3-beta-glucosidase 8, producing the protein MAGRAAMLVNVGTVVITVLTLASFVEGFGVNWGNIASHPLNPDIVVRMLKENKINKVKLFDADSWTMNALAGSGMEVMVGIPNNLLETLADDYGNAKDWVKENITAYMRKDGVNIKYVAVGNEPFLSAYNGSYLKTTFPALKNIHRALKEAGHTDVMKATIPQNAEVYESANDKPSEGDFRSDVKQIMLDIVKFFHDNDLPFTVNIYPFLSLYLNEHFPVEYAFFDGNGQTIPDNGKNYDNVFDANYDTLVYALNKAGIKDMKIIVGEVGWPTDGHKYATPKLAEKFYAGLMKRLAKDVGTPLRPEKLEVYLFGLLDEDMKSILPGPFERHWGIFRYDGTPKFMLDFTGQGRKIVPVAAKGVQYLDKQWCVVNKDTINLDEVGPDLDYACYHGDCTSMLYGSTCSNLDKIQNISYAFNMFFQIQGQDVRACDFRGSAMITKNNASVGSCLFPIQIVSGSDDFRISFVFGRFIVAGLILLGLVTAI; encoded by the exons ATGGCCGGAAGAGCAGCAATGCTCGTTAACGTCGGTACGGTTGTAATAACCGTTTTGACCCTGGCTAGTTTTGTCGAAGGCTTCGGTGTCAATTGGGGTAATATCGCATCACATCCGCTGAATCCTGATATTGTTGTTAGGATGCTTAAGGAGAACAAGATCAACAAAGTAAAGCTTTTTGACGCTGATTCATGGACAATGAATGCTTTGGCCGGTTCGGGCATGGAGGTTATGGTCGGAATCCCTAATAACCTTCTTGAAACTCTAGCCGATGATTACGGTAATGCTAAAGATTGGGTCAAAGAAAATATCACTGCTTACATGCGCAAGGATGGCGTCAACATCAA GTACGTGGCTGTGGGGAACGAGCCGTTCTTGTCAGCATACAATGGATCATACTTGAAAACAACGTTTCCAGCTTTAAAGAACATTCACAGAGCGTTAAAAGAGGCCGGACATACCGATGTAATGAAAGCCACGATCCCACAAAACGCTGAAGTTTACGAATCAGCTAACGATAAGCCATCAGAAGGCGATTTCCGCAGCGACGTTAAGCAAATAATGCTCGACATCGTCAAGTTCTTCCATGATAATGATTTGCCTTTCACCGTCAACATTTACCCTTTCCTTAGTCTTTATCTGAACGAACATTTTCCCGTCGAATATGCGTTTTTCGATGGTAATGGTCAGACTATTCCTGATAACGGAAAGAATTACGATAACGTGTTTGATGCGAATTACGACACGCTGGTTTACGCGTTGAATAAAGCTGGGATTAAAGATATGAAGATTATCGTTGGAGAG GTTGGGTGGCCAACGGATGGTCATAAATATGCGACGCCGAAACTAGCAGAGAAGTTCTATGCAGGACTTATGAAAAGACTTGCTAAGGATGTTGGGACTCCATTGAGACCTGAGAAATTAGAAGTTTATCTCTTTGGTTTGCTAGACGAAGACATGAAGAGTATTCTTCCTGGACCATTCGAAAGACATTGGGGAATCTTCAG ATACGATGGAACACCGAAGTTTATGCTAGATTTCACGGGACAAGGACGCAAGATCGTACCTGTGGCAGCCAAAGGTGTGCAATACTTAGATAAGCAATGGTGCGTTGTGAACAAAGACACGATCAATCTAGATGAAGTTGGTCCGGACCTAGACTATGCGTGTTACCATGGCGACTGCACCTCGATGCTTTACGGGTCCACATGCAGTAACCTCGACAAAATCCAAAACATATCGTATGCATTTAACATGTTTTTCCAGATTCAGGGCCAAGACGTTAGGGCTTGTGATTTCAGAGGATCTGCTATGATTACTAAGAACAATGCATCCGTCGGAAGTTGCTTGTTCCCTATTCAGATCGTTAGTGGAAGTGACGATTTCAGGATCAGCTTTGTGTTCGGAAGATTCATTGTCGCTGGACTTATTCTTCTTGGATTAGTCACGGCTATATAA
- the LOC108823612 gene encoding probable WRKY transcription factor 51 — translation MDNFDFSNLMFDDDEGGNTGLVQEETSPPTSIVSSETLTGESRGSGRALTTLSKKESTGSKDGETKESGHRVAFRTRSKIDVMDDGYKWRKYGKKSVKNNINKRNYYKCSSEGCMVKKRVERDGKDAAYVITTYEGVHNHEIPSHVYYSDMVSSHDHDNWNQYSLLQSIHISSPS, via the exons ATGGATAATTTCGATTTCTCCAATTTGatgtttgatgatgatgaaggagGCAACACTGGTTTAGTCCAGGAGGAAACTTCACCTCCGACAAGCATTGTTTCGTCGGAGACACTTACCGGTGAAAGCAGAGGATCCGGCAGGGCACTAACGACGTTGAGTAAAAAGGAATCAAC GGGAAGTAAAGATGGTGAGACTAAGGAGTCGGGTCATCGAGTTGCATTTAGAACGAGATCAAAGATTGATGTGATGGATGATGGTTATAAATGGAGGAAGTATGGGAAGAAATCTGTCAAGAACAACATTAATAAGAG GAATTACTACAAATGCTCAAGCGAAGGTTGCATGGTGAAgaagagagtagagagagatgGCAAAGATGCAGCTTATGTGATAACAACCTACGAAGGAGTCCATAACCATGAGATCCCCTCACATGTCTATTACAGTGACATGGTTTCGTCTCACGATCACGATAATTGGAACCAATATTCTCTTCTTCAATCTATCCATATATCTTCTCCATCTTGA
- the LOC108823610 gene encoding small GTPase LIP1 produces MRFWRERERESKEQILAPLCGQVRVLVVGDSGVGKTSLVHLINKGSSLQRPSQTIGCTVGVKHITYGSPGSSSSSIQGDSERDFFVELWDVSGHDRYKDCRSLFYSQINGVIFVHDLSQRRTKTSLQKWASEVAATGTFSAPLPSGGGPGGLPVPYIVVGNKADIAAKEGTKGSSGNLVDAARHWVEKQGLLSSSEDLPLFDSFPGNAGLIAAAKETRYDKEALNKFFRMLIRRRYFSDEQPAAASPWSIPTSSSQRLDEITSDEDQFYKRTSFHGDPYKYNNTTLYPHQPVSTHDNYVVPPRFSLSSVQDTSNNGSG; encoded by the exons ATGAGGTTTTGGAGGGAACGTGAGAGGGAAAGCAAAGAGCAGATCTTAGCGCCATTGTGTGGCCAAGTTCGAGTCTTGGTGGTTGGTGATTCAG GTGTGGGGAAAACATCACTTGTACACCTCATCAACAAAGGCTCTTCTCTTCAACGCCCATCTCAAACGATTGGATGTACAGTTGGTGTCAAG CACATAACTTACGGGAGTCCAGGTAGTTCTTCGAGTAGCATTCAAGGAGACTCAGAGCGAGACTTCTTTGTCGAGCTCTGGGATGTATCAGGTCATGATAGATACAAAGATTGCCGCTCTCTCTTCTATTCCCAAATCaatg GAGTTATATTTGTTCATGATCTCTCTCAGAGAAGAACGAAAACAAGCTTGCAGAAATGGGCTTCTGAGGTTGCAGCTACAGGGACATTCTCAGCTCCTCTTCCTTCTGGAGGAGGTCCTGGTGGTCTTCCCGTTCCCTACATTGTCGTTGGAAACAAAGCGGATATCGCTGCGAAAGAAGGAACGAAAGGAAGCAGTGGGAACCTTGTTGATGCGGCTCGTCATTGGGTTGAGAAGCAAGGTTTGCTTTCCTCAAGCGAAGATCTTCCTCTCTTTGATAGCTTCCCTGGTAATGCCGGTCTCATAGCG GCTGCTAAAGAGACTAGATACGATAAGGAAGCTCTGAACAAGTTTTTCCGGATGTtgataagaagaagatatttcTCAGATGAACAACCAGCAGCAGCTTCACCGTGGTCTATCCCAACCTCATCATCCCAACGGTTAGACGAGATTACAAGTGATGAAGATcagttttacaagagaacaag TTTTCATGGAGATCCTTACAAGTACAACAACACTACACTCTATCCGCATCAGCCAGTGTCGACACATGATAACTACGTTGTACCACCGAGGTTCTCTCTTTCGAGTGTACAAGACACAAGTAACAATGGTAGTGGTTAG
- the LOC108827969 gene encoding uncharacterized protein LOC108827969 isoform X1 translates to MEDPKEQNKNSPWLSVPQFGDWDQKGGTIPDYSMDFSKIREMRKQNKRDPSRASLGNDEELVNPFHNQPTSVDNAKPKLTTVHSDNNNNKTHNEFSHHQPLSPSIWGWIGYGRVYIIREPHQKARRGIFSCFNCCVKA, encoded by the exons ATGGAAGATCCAAAGGAG CAGAACAAGAACTCGCCATGGCTATCAGTACCACAGTTTGGAGATTGGGATCAGAAAGGAGGAACCATTCCTGATTACTCTATGGATTTCTCTAAGATCAGAGAGATGAGGAAACAGAACAAGAGAGATCCTTCTCGCGCCAGTCTTGGCAACGATGAAGAACTCGTTAATCCTTTTCATAATCAACCTACTTCGGTTGATAATGCTAAGCCTAAGCTCACCACTGTTCATagtgacaacaacaacaacaaaacccACAATGAGTTCTCTCATCACCAGCCACTTTCTCCATCT ATTTGGGGTTGGATTGGATATGGTCGAGTTTATATTATTAGAGAACCACATCAAAAG GCGAGGAGAGGAATCTTCAGCTGCTTCAACTGCTGCGTTAAAGCTTGA
- the LOC108827969 gene encoding uncharacterized protein LOC108827969 isoform X3: MEDPKEQNKNSPWLSVPQFGDWDQKGGTIPDYSMDFSKIREMRKQNKRDPSRASLGNDEELVNPFHNQPTSVDNAKPKLTTVHSDNNNNKTHNEFSHHQPLSPSARRGIFSCFNCCVKA; this comes from the exons ATGGAAGATCCAAAGGAG CAGAACAAGAACTCGCCATGGCTATCAGTACCACAGTTTGGAGATTGGGATCAGAAAGGAGGAACCATTCCTGATTACTCTATGGATTTCTCTAAGATCAGAGAGATGAGGAAACAGAACAAGAGAGATCCTTCTCGCGCCAGTCTTGGCAACGATGAAGAACTCGTTAATCCTTTTCATAATCAACCTACTTCGGTTGATAATGCTAAGCCTAAGCTCACCACTGTTCATagtgacaacaacaacaacaaaacccACAATGAGTTCTCTCATCACCAGCCACTTTCTCCATCT GCGAGGAGAGGAATCTTCAGCTGCTTCAACTGCTGCGTTAAAGCTTGA
- the LOC108827969 gene encoding uncharacterized protein LOC108827969 isoform X2, with product MEDPKENKNSPWLSVPQFGDWDQKGGTIPDYSMDFSKIREMRKQNKRDPSRASLGNDEELVNPFHNQPTSVDNAKPKLTTVHSDNNNNKTHNEFSHHQPLSPSIWGWIGYGRVYIIREPHQKARRGIFSCFNCCVKA from the exons ATGGAAGATCCAAAGGAG AACAAGAACTCGCCATGGCTATCAGTACCACAGTTTGGAGATTGGGATCAGAAAGGAGGAACCATTCCTGATTACTCTATGGATTTCTCTAAGATCAGAGAGATGAGGAAACAGAACAAGAGAGATCCTTCTCGCGCCAGTCTTGGCAACGATGAAGAACTCGTTAATCCTTTTCATAATCAACCTACTTCGGTTGATAATGCTAAGCCTAAGCTCACCACTGTTCATagtgacaacaacaacaacaaaacccACAATGAGTTCTCTCATCACCAGCCACTTTCTCCATCT ATTTGGGGTTGGATTGGATATGGTCGAGTTTATATTATTAGAGAACCACATCAAAAG GCGAGGAGAGGAATCTTCAGCTGCTTCAACTGCTGCGTTAAAGCTTGA
- the LOC108827969 gene encoding uncharacterized protein LOC108827969 isoform X4 codes for MEDPKENKNSPWLSVPQFGDWDQKGGTIPDYSMDFSKIREMRKQNKRDPSRASLGNDEELVNPFHNQPTSVDNAKPKLTTVHSDNNNNKTHNEFSHHQPLSPSARRGIFSCFNCCVKA; via the exons ATGGAAGATCCAAAGGAG AACAAGAACTCGCCATGGCTATCAGTACCACAGTTTGGAGATTGGGATCAGAAAGGAGGAACCATTCCTGATTACTCTATGGATTTCTCTAAGATCAGAGAGATGAGGAAACAGAACAAGAGAGATCCTTCTCGCGCCAGTCTTGGCAACGATGAAGAACTCGTTAATCCTTTTCATAATCAACCTACTTCGGTTGATAATGCTAAGCCTAAGCTCACCACTGTTCATagtgacaacaacaacaacaaaacccACAATGAGTTCTCTCATCACCAGCCACTTTCTCCATCT GCGAGGAGAGGAATCTTCAGCTGCTTCAACTGCTGCGTTAAAGCTTGA
- the LOC108827968 gene encoding 4-alpha-glucanotransferase DPE1, chloroplastic/amyloplastic, which yields MTTLTSSPSLCSSSLKLLRSSPSSIGAAFLGNRPKASRRPFSPRLRMEAVSTSISSISVGEDFPLDYENWLPVTDPESRRRAGVLLHPTSFRSPHGIGDLGEESFRFIDWLHSTGCSLWQVLPLVPPDEGGSPYAGQDANCGNTLLISLDELVKDGLLMKDELPLPIDADSVNYQTASKLKSPLITKAAKRLIGDNGELKRKLQDFRIDPSISCWLEDAAYFAAIDNTLNSYSWFEWPEPLKNRHLSAMEAIYESQKEFIDLFIAKQFLFQRQWQKVREYARSKGVSIMGDMPIYVGYHSADVWANKKHFLLNRKGFPLLVSGVPPDLFSETGQLWGSPLYDWKAMESEKFSWWVHRIRRAEDLYDECRIDHFRGFAGFWAVPSEAKVATVGRWKVGPGKSLFDAISSGVGKIKIIAEDLGVITEDVVELRKSIGAPGMAVLQFAFGGGADNPHLPHNHEVNQVVYSGTHDNDTIRGWWDSLDQEEKSKATKYLSIGEEDDISWSLIKAAFSSVAQTAIIPMQDILGLGSSARMNTPATEVGNWGWRIPSSTSFGNLQTESDRLRGLLSLYGRV from the exons ATGACGACTCTTACCTCGTCTCCTTCACTCTGTTCTTCTTCCCTCAAGCTTCTCCGATCATCACCATCCTCGATCGGCGCCGCTTTCCTCGGAAACAGGCCGAAGGCGTCTCGGCGGCCTTTCAGTCCCCGGCTCCGAATGGAGGCTGTCTCGACTTCCATTTCGAGCATCAGCGTCGGTGAGGACTTTCCACTAGACTACGAGAACTGGCTACCGGTTACGGATCCAGAGAGCCGGAGAAGAGCCGGCGTTTTGCTCCACCCGACGTCGTTTCGCAGTCCTCACGGCATTGGCGATCTCGGAGAAGAATCGTTCCGGTTCATCGATTGGCTTCACTCCACTGGCTGCTCCCTTTGGCAG GTGCTTCCTCTTGTTCCTCCAGATGAAGGAGGGTCTCCTTATGCAGGACag GATGCAAATTGTGGGAATACGTTGTTGATTTCTCTGGATGAGCTTGTCAAGGACGGCTTGTTAATGAAGGATGAGCTCCCACTACCAAT CGATGCTGATTCTGTGAACTATCAAACTGCTAGCAAGTTGAAGAGTCCCTTGATAACCAAG GCAGCAAAGAGGCTTATTGGCGACAATGGTGAACTGAAGAGAAAACTGCAAGATTTCCGTATTGACCCTTCTATATCAT GTTGGCTTGAAGATGCCGCGTATTTTGCAGCTATTGACAATACTTTGAATTCATACAGTTGGTTCGAGTGGCCTGAACCACTTAAAAACCGTCATCTTTCAGCCATGGAAGCTATATACGAAAGTCAAAAGGaattt ATAGACCTGTTCATTGCTAAACAATTTTTGTTCCAAAGGCAGTGGCAGAAAGTTCGTGAGTATGCACGGAGTAAAGGAGTCAGTATAATGGGGGATATGCCCATTTATGTAGGATATCACAGTGCAGATGTTTGGGCAAATAAGAAACATTTCTTACTG AACAGGAAAGGCTTTCCGCTTCTAGTTAGTGGTGTTCCTCCTGATCTATTCAGTGAAACTGGTCAACTGTGGGGAAG CCCTCTTTATGACTGGAAAGCAATGGAGAGTGAGAAATTTTCTTGGTGGGTTCATCGGATAAGACGTGCAGAGGACTTGTATGACGAATGCAGGATCGATCATTTCAGAGGATTTGCAGGGTTTTGGGCAGTCCCTTCTG AGGCTAAAGTTGCCACAGTTGGAAGATGGAAG GTAGGACCTGGAAAATCATTATTTGACGCCATTTCAAGCGGCGTTGGGAAGATCAAAATCATAGCTGAAGATTTG GGAGTAATTACTGAAGATGTAGTTGAACTGAGGAAATCAATCGGAGCACCTGGAATGGCTGTCCTCCAGTTTG CTTTTGGAGGGGGTGCGGATAACCCACATTTACCTCATAATCACGAAGTGAACCAAGTTGTATACTCTGGAACTCATGACAATGACACT ATTCGAGGGTGGTGGGACAGTCTGGACCAAGAAGAAAAGTCTAAG GCAACGAAGTACCTGTCAATAGGTGAAGAAGACGATATATCATGGTCACTTATCAAAGCTGCCTTCTCTTCAGTAGCTCAAACCGCAATCATACCAATGCAAGACATTCTCGGACTTGGAAGTTCTGCCAGGATGAACACTCCAGCCACTGAG GTGGGGAACTGGGGATGGAGGATTCCAAGTTCAACTAGCTTTGGTAATCTTCAAACTGAATCTGACAGACTCAGAGGTCTATTATCATTGTACGGTCGGGTTTAG